Proteins encoded by one window of Pseudomonas sp. PSKL.D1:
- a CDS encoding RcnB family protein, with the protein MKKTLTVLCATLMLGAPLASFAQPGPPDRYDGGPSHQGNPPHGQPKQNGRHDNGRAPAYHNPNFRPQPGMPVPHQQWQRGRVVEPIYRGDRYWVTDWRSRHLYAPPHDHRWLYVNGDYVLVAIASGVIVNILSGY; encoded by the coding sequence ATGAAGAAAACCCTAACCGTGCTCTGCGCCACACTGATGCTCGGCGCTCCACTGGCCAGCTTCGCGCAGCCTGGCCCTCCCGACCGATACGATGGCGGGCCTTCACACCAGGGCAACCCGCCGCATGGGCAACCCAAACAAAATGGCAGGCACGACAATGGCCGCGCACCGGCTTACCACAACCCAAACTTCCGCCCGCAACCCGGCATGCCGGTACCGCATCAACAGTGGCAGCGGGGCAGGGTGGTAGAGCCGATCTATCGGGGTGACCGGTATTGGGTGACTGACTGGCGTTCACGCCACCTGTACGCACCACCTCACGACCATCGTTGGTTGTATGTAAACGGTGACTACGTGTTGGTCGCCATCGCCAGCGGTGTGATCGTCAACATCCTCAGCGGATATTGA
- a CDS encoding sigma-54 interaction domain-containing protein, protein MPEPHTLILALVSYLEHDALPAIVLDTDYNILAANAAYRRQFGHNDQAPIGQKCHRVSHHYAMPCDQAGEHCPMRKAWDSKVPERVLHIHHTPRGPEHVDVELRPILDKQGAVVAFVERLTSITLASAQPQQQGLVGRAPAFKSALASLQRAAPAQIPVLLQGESGTGKELFARAIHMGSPRANGPLVVVDCTGLTESLFESELFGYEKGAFTGANQRKIGLAEAAHGGTLFLDEIGEVPLAMQVKLLRLIESGSFRPVGSLRTVHADFRLVSATHKPLKQMVAAGTFREDLYYRISGFPIRLPALRERLEDLPLLAESLLKRMPGKPISTLTEQALAHMRLHPFPGNIRELRNMLERARLFADDGLIRPEHLPEDVAHPPSVSKAFGKAHDLGELAQALEQFKGSRSDLARHLGLSERTLYRRLKALGLGAV, encoded by the coding sequence ATGCCTGAACCCCATACCCTAATCCTAGCCTTGGTTTCGTACCTCGAACACGATGCGCTGCCTGCCATCGTGCTGGACACCGACTACAACATCCTTGCTGCCAATGCCGCATACAGGCGGCAGTTTGGCCACAACGACCAAGCGCCGATCGGGCAAAAGTGCCATCGGGTTTCCCATCATTACGCTATGCCATGCGATCAAGCCGGGGAGCACTGCCCGATGCGCAAGGCCTGGGACAGCAAGGTGCCAGAGCGGGTGCTGCACATTCATCACACCCCCCGTGGCCCCGAACATGTGGATGTGGAGCTTCGGCCGATTCTGGACAAGCAGGGTGCGGTGGTTGCCTTTGTCGAGCGCCTGACCAGTATCACGCTGGCTTCAGCCCAGCCTCAACAACAAGGCCTGGTCGGGCGAGCACCTGCTTTCAAGTCCGCACTGGCCAGCCTGCAACGGGCGGCACCCGCGCAAATTCCGGTGTTGCTGCAGGGTGAATCAGGCACGGGCAAAGAGTTGTTTGCCCGTGCAATCCATATGGGCAGCCCGCGCGCCAATGGGCCGCTGGTGGTGGTCGACTGCACGGGGCTGACGGAGTCGTTGTTCGAAAGTGAGCTGTTCGGCTATGAGAAGGGGGCGTTTACGGGCGCCAATCAGCGCAAGATCGGTTTGGCCGAGGCGGCACATGGTGGCACGTTGTTCCTCGATGAAATTGGAGAAGTACCCTTGGCGATGCAGGTCAAGTTACTGCGGCTGATCGAGTCCGGCAGTTTCCGCCCTGTGGGCAGCCTGCGCACGGTTCACGCAGATTTCCGGCTGGTTTCAGCAACCCATAAGCCGCTGAAACAAATGGTGGCAGCAGGCACATTCCGCGAAGACCTGTATTACCGAATCAGTGGGTTTCCTATCCGTCTGCCTGCCTTGCGCGAGCGTCTGGAAGACCTTCCGTTGCTCGCCGAAAGCCTGCTCAAGCGTATGCCGGGCAAGCCGATCTCTACGCTGACCGAACAAGCGCTCGCGCACATGCGGCTGCATCCGTTCCCGGGCAACATCCGAGAATTGCGCAACATGCTTGAGAGGGCTCGGCTGTTTGCAGACGATGGGTTGATTCGGCCGGAGCATCTGCCGGAAGACGTTGCGCACCCGCCGTCTGTTTCCAAGGCATTTGGTAAGGCCCACGATCTTGGCGAGCTGGCTCAGGCACTGGAACAGTTCAAAGGCTCACGCAGTGATTTGGCGCGTCATCTGGGCTTGAGTGAACGCACACTGTATCGACGTTTGAAGGCGCTGGGGCTGGGTGCAGTGTAA
- a CDS encoding MBL fold metallo-hydrolase — translation MIIGNNLQVEAFFDKATSTISYLVLDRETSHCVLIDSVLDYDPKSGRTGTESADRLIGRVAELGAKVQWILETHVHADHLSAAAYLKSKVGGHTAIGARITQVQKVFGALFNAEPDFARDGSQFDVLLEDEEGFRIGNLRARALHTPGHTPACMSYVVEDAGEKAVFVGDTLFMPDYGTARCDFPGADARTLYRSIRRLLAYPDQTQLFMCHDYLPGGREMKYVTTVAEQRANNIHIHQGIDEDSFVAMREARDKSLDMPVLILPSVQVNMRSGQLPKPEENGVRYLKIPLNKF, via the coding sequence ATGATCATCGGCAACAACCTGCAAGTGGAAGCCTTTTTCGACAAGGCAACCTCGACTATCAGCTACCTGGTGTTGGACCGTGAGACCAGCCACTGCGTGCTGATAGACAGCGTGCTGGATTACGACCCCAAGTCCGGCCGTACTGGCACCGAGTCGGCTGATCGATTGATCGGGCGGGTAGCTGAGCTGGGCGCCAAGGTGCAGTGGATTCTTGAAACACATGTTCACGCCGATCACTTGTCTGCTGCTGCCTACCTAAAATCCAAGGTTGGTGGGCATACCGCCATTGGTGCGCGAATCACCCAGGTCCAGAAAGTCTTCGGCGCGCTGTTCAATGCTGAGCCGGACTTTGCGCGGGACGGCAGCCAGTTCGATGTGCTGCTCGAAGATGAGGAAGGCTTCCGTATCGGTAACTTGCGAGCTCGCGCCCTGCACACGCCCGGCCATACGCCGGCCTGCATGAGTTACGTAGTGGAGGATGCAGGTGAAAAAGCGGTGTTCGTAGGCGACACCTTGTTTATGCCCGACTACGGCACTGCCCGCTGCGACTTCCCTGGCGCTGACGCCCGAACCTTGTACCGCTCGATACGACGATTGCTGGCCTACCCCGATCAAACTCAGCTGTTCATGTGCCACGACTACCTGCCAGGTGGGCGTGAAATGAAGTACGTCACCACCGTAGCCGAGCAGCGCGCCAACAATATCCACATCCATCAGGGCATCGACGAAGACAGCTTCGTGGCCATGCGTGAGGCGCGCGACAAAAGCCTCGACATGCCCGTGCTGATTTTGCCATCGGTGCAGGTGAACATGCGCAGTGGTCAGCTACCCAAGCCGGAAGAGAACGGAGTGCGCTACCTGAAGATCCCGTTGAACAAGTTCTGA